From a region of the Mycobacterium intracellulare ATCC 13950 genome:
- a CDS encoding 5'-3' exonuclease, which produces MPGPLVLLDGASMWFRSYFGVPSSITAPDGRPVNAVRGFIDSVAFVITQQRPSRLVVCLDLDWRPQFRVDLVPSYKAHRVAEPEPPGEPDIEEVPDDLTPQIDMIAELLDAFGIPTAGAEGFEADDVLGTLAARERDDPVVVVSGDRDLMQVVSDDPVPVRVLYLGRGLSKATLFGPAEVAEHYGVPVERAGPAYAELALLRGDPSDGLPGVPGVGEKTAASLLAQHGSLEQILAAAHDPKSKMPKGLRAKLLGALDYIEAAGDVVRVATDAHVTFSTAGDELPLVAADPQRTAKLATELGVGSSIARLQKALDALPT; this is translated from the coding sequence ATGCCGGGACCACTAGTGCTGCTCGATGGCGCCAGCATGTGGTTCCGTTCGTATTTCGGGGTCCCGTCCTCGATCACCGCGCCAGACGGCCGGCCCGTCAACGCCGTTCGCGGATTCATCGATTCCGTCGCCTTCGTGATCACCCAACAGCGACCAAGCCGGCTGGTGGTCTGCCTGGACCTGGATTGGCGGCCGCAGTTCAGGGTCGACCTCGTGCCGTCCTACAAGGCCCATCGCGTGGCCGAGCCCGAGCCGCCGGGCGAACCGGACATCGAGGAGGTCCCCGACGACCTGACGCCCCAGATAGACATGATCGCCGAACTGCTTGACGCCTTCGGGATTCCGACGGCGGGCGCGGAGGGTTTCGAGGCCGACGACGTCCTGGGCACGTTGGCGGCGCGGGAACGCGACGACCCGGTCGTGGTGGTCAGCGGTGACCGCGACCTGATGCAGGTGGTGTCGGACGATCCGGTCCCGGTGCGGGTGCTCTACCTCGGCCGCGGGCTGAGCAAAGCCACGTTGTTCGGGCCCGCCGAGGTGGCCGAGCACTACGGCGTGCCGGTCGAGCGGGCCGGGCCCGCCTACGCCGAACTCGCGTTGCTGCGCGGCGACCCGTCCGACGGCCTACCGGGCGTTCCGGGCGTCGGCGAGAAGACCGCGGCCTCATTGCTGGCCCAGCACGGCTCGCTGGAACAGATCCTGGCCGCCGCCCACGATCCGAAGTCGAAGATGCCCAAGGGCCTGCGGGCGAAACTGCTGGGCGCGCTGGACTACATCGAGGCGGCCGGCGACGTGGTGCGGGTGGCCACCGACGCGCACGTCACGTTTTCGACGGCCGGCGACGAACTACCGCTGGTCGCGGCCGATCCGCAACGAACCGCCAAGCTGGCGACCGAACTGGGCGTCGGATCGTCGATCGCGCGCCTGCAGAAAGCGCTCGACGCGCTGCCGACCTGA